A single Glycine soja cultivar W05 chromosome 14, ASM419377v2, whole genome shotgun sequence DNA region contains:
- the LOC114384024 gene encoding nucleobase-ascorbate transporter 1-like isoform X3 encodes MLGTSVMIPSWIVHAMGGSDGDKARVIQTLLFVAGINTLLQTLFGTRLPTVVGGGSSAYIYPIAYIITDSSLQQISDSHERFIQTMRAIQGALIVASSIQIILGYSQVWGLFSRFFSPLGMAPVVGLVGLGLFQRGFPVLGDCVEIGIPMLLLVIGLSQYLKHVRPFRDIPIFERFPVLICVPFVWIYAVILTASGAYRHKPDITQHSCRTDRANLISTAPWYLKKPVLISSDRFKGFAASEVFSCCSRFMFPYPFQWGPPTFSVGHSFAMMSAVIVSMVESTGAYMAASRLAIATPPPAYVLSRGIGWQGIGVLLDGLYGTAIGSTISVENVGLLGLTRVGSRRVVQISAGFMIFFSILGKFGAVFASIPFPIFAALYCILFGLVASIGISFLQFTNMNSIRNLIIIGLTLFLGISVPQFFNQYWTPSRRGLVHTNAGWFNAFLNTLFSSPPTVGLIVAVFLDNTLEVERSKKDRGMPWWVKFRTFKGDNRNEEFYTLPFNLNRFFPPT; translated from the exons atgCTGGGAACAAGTGTGATGATTCCATCATGGATTGTTCATGCCATGGGAGGAAGTGAC GGTGACAAGGCACGGGTAATACAGACTCTGCTTTTTGTAGCTGGCATTAACACACTTCTCCAAACGCTTTTTGGAACCAGATTGCCTACAGTCGTTGGAGGAGGTTCATCTGCGTATATATATCCAATTGCTTATATCATCACTGACTCATCGTTGCAACAAATTAGTGACTCTCATGAA AGATTTATACAAACAATGCGAGCAATACAAGGAGCTTTGATTGTAGCATCAAGTATTCAGATAATCTTGGGTTACAGCCAAGTCTGGGGACTCTTTTCGAG ATTTTTCAGTCCCCTTGGCATGGCACCTGTAGTTGGATTGGTTGGATTAGGATTATTTCAACGTGGATTCCCTGTG ttgGGGGACTGTGTAGAAATTGGTATACCAATGCTGTTGTTAGTAATTGGTTTGTCACAA TATCTAAAGCACGTGAGACCATTTAGAGATATCCCTATCTTTGAACGTTTTCCAGTGTTGATTTGTGTCCCATTTGTTTGGATCTATGCTGTTATCTTGACCGCCAGTGGAGCTTACCGACACAAGCCAGACATAACACAACATAGCTGTCGAACAGACAGAGCAAATCTGATATCAACTGCCCCATGGTACCTGAAAAAACCTGTACTAATTTCTTCTGATAGGTTCAAAGGTTTTGCTGCTTCTGAGGTTTTTTCTTGTTGTTCTAGGTTCATGTTCCCATATCCTTTCCAATGGGGTCCACCTACATTTTCTGTTGGCCATTCATTTGCCATGATGTCAGCAGTTATTGTCTCAATGGTGGAG TCAACTGGTGCATACATGGCGGCCTCTCGGCTAGCAATTGCTACTCCACCTCCTGCATATGTATTAAGTCGAGGCATTGGTTGGCAG GGGATTGGCGTCTTACTTGATGGTCTTTATGGAACAGCGATTGGTTCCACTATTTCTGT GGAAAATGTGGGACTCCTTGGACTAACCCGAGTTGGAAGTCGCAGAGTTGTTCAGATTTCTGCTGGCTTTATGATATTCTTCTCTATTTTAG GAAAATTTGGAGCCGTGTTTGCTTCTATACCCTTCCCAATATTTGCTGCACTGTACTGTATTCTCTTTGGCCTTGTGG CTTCAATTGGAATATCATTTCTTCAGTTCACAAACATGAACTCcataagaaatcttattatCATTGGACTCACACTTTTCCTTGGAATATCTGTTCCTCAATTTTTCAATCAATACTGGACTCCCTCGCGACGTGGCCTTGTTCATACTAATGCTGGATGG TTCAATGCATTCTTAAATACCTTATTCTCATCACCTCCAACAGTGGGTTTGATAGTGGCAGTGTTTCTTGACAACACTCTCGAGGTAGAAAGGTCAAAGAAAGATCGAGGGATGCCATGGTGGGTGAAGTTTAGAACATTCAAAGGAGATAATAGAAATGAAGAATTCTATACTTTGCCATTCAATCTCAATAGATTCTTCCCACCTACTTGA
- the LOC114383405 gene encoding endoglucanase 11-like — MEPHKKHHFGTSNVPMLVQHCCLISIFIFTFFTATTTQAFDYADALSKSLLYFEAQRSGRIPYNQRVTWRDHSGLTDGLEEGVDLVGGYYDAGDHVKFGLPMAFTITMLSWSAIEYRQQIEDAGELEHTLEAIKWGTDYFIKAHTSPNVLWAEVGDGDTDHYCWQRPEDMTTSRRAFKIDENNPGSDLAGETAAAMAAASVVFRKTNPHYSQLLLHHALQLFEFGDKYRGNYDASVEVVKNYYASVSGYMDELLWAATWLYKATNNKMYFEYVISNAHTFGGTGWSISEFSWDVKYAGLQLMVSKFLSEEKHKKHRDILEEYKSKAEYYICSCLNKNNDSNNVERTPAGLIYVRQWNNMQYVSTAAFLLSIYSDFLQNTNQKLNCHGGTVDHEEILNFAKSQVDYILGSNPMNMSYLVGYGPNYPKRVHHRGASIVSYKKNKGFIGCTQGYDNWYGSQAPNPNVLVGALVGGPDGKDNFEDRRNNFMQTEACTYNTAPLVGVFAKFLHIENQKLVHDCNSLLVASFK; from the exons ATGGAACCACATAAGAAACACCATTTTGGAACCTCCAACGTCCCCATGCTAGTACAACATTGTTGTCTTATTAGCATCTTCATCTTCACCTTCTTCACTGCCACCACCACCCAAGCTTTTGATTATGCTGATGCCCTTTCAAAGAGTCTTCTCTACTTTGAAGCACAACGCTCTGGGAGGATACCCTATAATCAGCGTGTCACTTGGCGTGACCATTCCGGCCTCACTGATGGCCTAGAAGAAGGG GTGGACTTGGTGGGAGGGTATTATGATGCAGGGGATCATGTGAAATTCGGTTTACCAATGGCATTCACCATCACAATGCTCTCATGGAGTGCCATAGAGTATAGGCAACAAATTGAAGATGCAGGTGAACTAGAACACACGTTGGAGGCAATCAAATGGGGCACTGATTATTTCATCAAAGCTCACACTAGCCCAAATGTCCTATGGGCTGAG GTGGGTGATGGTGACACTGATCATTATTGTTGGCAACGTCCAGAGGATATGACAACTTCACGGCGAGCATTTAAGATAGATGAGAACAATCCTGGTTCAGATCTGGCCGGAGAGACTGCAGCAGCCATGGCAGCTGCTTCCGTTGTGTTCAGGAAAACCAATCCACATTACTCTCAGTTGCTTCTACACCATGCCCTGCAG TTGTTTGAGTTCGGAGACAAGTATAGGGGAAATTATGATGCTAGTGTCGAAGTGGTAAAGAACTACTATGCGTCGGTGAGTGGATATATGGATGAGCTGTTGTGGGCTGCCACGTGGCTGTACAAGGCCACTAACAACAAAATGTATTTTGAGTATGTTATTTCCAATGCACATACCTTTGGTGGTACTGGTTGGTCCATTTCAGAATTCAGCTGGGACGTGAAATATGCTGGCCTTCAACTCATGGTCTCTAAG TTCTTAAGCGAAGAAAAACACAAGAAGCATAGGGATATACTTGAAGAATACAAATCAAAAGCAGAGTACTATATTTGCTCATGTCTCAACAAAAATAATGATAGCAATAACGTGGAACGAACCCCAGCTGGATTAATCTATGTCCGGCAGTGGAACAACATGCAATACGTTTCAACAGCAGCATTTCTGCTCTCAATATACTCTGATTTCCTTCAAAACACAAATCAAAAGCTAAATTGCCATGGCGGCACAGTGGACCATGAAGAAATTCTTAATTTTGCTAAGTCACAGGTTGATTACATTTTGGGGTCCAACCCAATGAACATGAGCTATTTAGTTGGGTATGGCCCTAACTACCCTAAAAGGGTGCACCATAGAGGGGCATCCATTGTGTCATACAAAAAGAATAAAGGGTTCATAGGGTGTACTCAAGGGTATGATAATTGGTATGGTAGCCAGGCACCTAATCCTAATGTTCTGGTTGGGGCTTTGGTTGGAGGGCCTGATGGGAAAGACAATTTTGAGGATCGAAGGAACAATTTTATGCAGACTGAGGCATGCACATATAATACTGCACCATTAGTTGGTGTTTTTGCAAAGTTCTTGCATATAGAAAACCAAAAACTGGTTCATGATTGCAATTCACTTTTGGTTGCCTCCTTTAAATAA
- the LOC114384024 gene encoding nucleobase-ascorbate transporter 1-like isoform X2: protein MLLLTLLLQFTLLRILLHLLPHHPFLFLLSIPLCFSSKATTMADITHLPMEQLQDLECCLDSNPPWAEAILLAFQNYILMLGTSVMIPSWIVHAMGGSDGDKARVIQTLLFVAGINTLLQTLFGTRLPTVVGGGSSAYIYPIAYIITDSSLQQISDSHERFIQTMRAIQGALIVASSIQIILGYSQVWGLFSRFFSPLGMAPVVGLVGLGLFQRGFPVLGDCVEIGIPMLLLVIGLSQYLKHVRPFRDIPIFERFPVLICVPFVWIYAVILTASGAYRHKPDITQHSCRTDRANLISTAPWFMFPYPFQWGPPTFSVGHSFAMMSAVIVSMVESTGAYMAASRLAIATPPPAYVLSRGIGWQGIGVLLDGLYGTAIGSTISVENVGLLGLTRVGSRRVVQISAGFMIFFSILGKFGAVFASIPFPIFAALYCILFGLVASIGISFLQFTNMNSIRNLIIIGLTLFLGISVPQFFNQYWTPSRRGLVHTNAGWFNAFLNTLFSSPPTVGLIVAVFLDNTLEVERSKKDRGMPWWVKFRTFKGDNRNEEFYTLPFNLNRFFPPT, encoded by the exons atgctTTTGCTCACTTTATTGTTGCAGTTTACTTTGTTGAGAATTCTTCTTCACCTTCTTCCTCATCatcctttcctttttcttctttcgaTACCTCTTTGTTTCTCTTCAAAAGCCACGACAATGGCAGACATTACCCATCTCCCTATGGAACAGCTTCAGGACCTTGAATGCTGCTTAGACTCTAATCCTCCTTGGG CTGAAGCTATCCTACTagcatttcaaaattatatattgatgCTGGGAACAAGTGTGATGATTCCATCATGGATTGTTCATGCCATGGGAGGAAGTGAC GGTGACAAGGCACGGGTAATACAGACTCTGCTTTTTGTAGCTGGCATTAACACACTTCTCCAAACGCTTTTTGGAACCAGATTGCCTACAGTCGTTGGAGGAGGTTCATCTGCGTATATATATCCAATTGCTTATATCATCACTGACTCATCGTTGCAACAAATTAGTGACTCTCATGAA AGATTTATACAAACAATGCGAGCAATACAAGGAGCTTTGATTGTAGCATCAAGTATTCAGATAATCTTGGGTTACAGCCAAGTCTGGGGACTCTTTTCGAG ATTTTTCAGTCCCCTTGGCATGGCACCTGTAGTTGGATTGGTTGGATTAGGATTATTTCAACGTGGATTCCCTGTG ttgGGGGACTGTGTAGAAATTGGTATACCAATGCTGTTGTTAGTAATTGGTTTGTCACAA TATCTAAAGCACGTGAGACCATTTAGAGATATCCCTATCTTTGAACGTTTTCCAGTGTTGATTTGTGTCCCATTTGTTTGGATCTATGCTGTTATCTTGACCGCCAGTGGAGCTTACCGACACAAGCCAGACATAACACAACATAGCTGTCGAACAGACAGAGCAAATCTGATATCAACTGCCCCATG GTTCATGTTCCCATATCCTTTCCAATGGGGTCCACCTACATTTTCTGTTGGCCATTCATTTGCCATGATGTCAGCAGTTATTGTCTCAATGGTGGAG TCAACTGGTGCATACATGGCGGCCTCTCGGCTAGCAATTGCTACTCCACCTCCTGCATATGTATTAAGTCGAGGCATTGGTTGGCAG GGGATTGGCGTCTTACTTGATGGTCTTTATGGAACAGCGATTGGTTCCACTATTTCTGT GGAAAATGTGGGACTCCTTGGACTAACCCGAGTTGGAAGTCGCAGAGTTGTTCAGATTTCTGCTGGCTTTATGATATTCTTCTCTATTTTAG GAAAATTTGGAGCCGTGTTTGCTTCTATACCCTTCCCAATATTTGCTGCACTGTACTGTATTCTCTTTGGCCTTGTGG CTTCAATTGGAATATCATTTCTTCAGTTCACAAACATGAACTCcataagaaatcttattatCATTGGACTCACACTTTTCCTTGGAATATCTGTTCCTCAATTTTTCAATCAATACTGGACTCCCTCGCGACGTGGCCTTGTTCATACTAATGCTGGATGG TTCAATGCATTCTTAAATACCTTATTCTCATCACCTCCAACAGTGGGTTTGATAGTGGCAGTGTTTCTTGACAACACTCTCGAGGTAGAAAGGTCAAAGAAAGATCGAGGGATGCCATGGTGGGTGAAGTTTAGAACATTCAAAGGAGATAATAGAAATGAAGAATTCTATACTTTGCCATTCAATCTCAATAGATTCTTCCCACCTACTTGA
- the LOC114384024 gene encoding nucleobase-ascorbate transporter 1-like isoform X1 has protein sequence MLLLTLLLQFTLLRILLHLLPHHPFLFLLSIPLCFSSKATTMADITHLPMEQLQDLECCLDSNPPWAEAILLAFQNYILMLGTSVMIPSWIVHAMGGSDGDKARVIQTLLFVAGINTLLQTLFGTRLPTVVGGGSSAYIYPIAYIITDSSLQQISDSHERFIQTMRAIQGALIVASSIQIILGYSQVWGLFSRFFSPLGMAPVVGLVGLGLFQRGFPVLGDCVEIGIPMLLLVIGLSQYLKHVRPFRDIPIFERFPVLICVPFVWIYAVILTASGAYRHKPDITQHSCRTDRANLISTAPWYLKKPVLISSDRFKGFAASEVFSCCSRFMFPYPFQWGPPTFSVGHSFAMMSAVIVSMVESTGAYMAASRLAIATPPPAYVLSRGIGWQGIGVLLDGLYGTAIGSTISVENVGLLGLTRVGSRRVVQISAGFMIFFSILGKFGAVFASIPFPIFAALYCILFGLVASIGISFLQFTNMNSIRNLIIIGLTLFLGISVPQFFNQYWTPSRRGLVHTNAGWFNAFLNTLFSSPPTVGLIVAVFLDNTLEVERSKKDRGMPWWVKFRTFKGDNRNEEFYTLPFNLNRFFPPT, from the exons atgctTTTGCTCACTTTATTGTTGCAGTTTACTTTGTTGAGAATTCTTCTTCACCTTCTTCCTCATCatcctttcctttttcttctttcgaTACCTCTTTGTTTCTCTTCAAAAGCCACGACAATGGCAGACATTACCCATCTCCCTATGGAACAGCTTCAGGACCTTGAATGCTGCTTAGACTCTAATCCTCCTTGGG CTGAAGCTATCCTACTagcatttcaaaattatatattgatgCTGGGAACAAGTGTGATGATTCCATCATGGATTGTTCATGCCATGGGAGGAAGTGAC GGTGACAAGGCACGGGTAATACAGACTCTGCTTTTTGTAGCTGGCATTAACACACTTCTCCAAACGCTTTTTGGAACCAGATTGCCTACAGTCGTTGGAGGAGGTTCATCTGCGTATATATATCCAATTGCTTATATCATCACTGACTCATCGTTGCAACAAATTAGTGACTCTCATGAA AGATTTATACAAACAATGCGAGCAATACAAGGAGCTTTGATTGTAGCATCAAGTATTCAGATAATCTTGGGTTACAGCCAAGTCTGGGGACTCTTTTCGAG ATTTTTCAGTCCCCTTGGCATGGCACCTGTAGTTGGATTGGTTGGATTAGGATTATTTCAACGTGGATTCCCTGTG ttgGGGGACTGTGTAGAAATTGGTATACCAATGCTGTTGTTAGTAATTGGTTTGTCACAA TATCTAAAGCACGTGAGACCATTTAGAGATATCCCTATCTTTGAACGTTTTCCAGTGTTGATTTGTGTCCCATTTGTTTGGATCTATGCTGTTATCTTGACCGCCAGTGGAGCTTACCGACACAAGCCAGACATAACACAACATAGCTGTCGAACAGACAGAGCAAATCTGATATCAACTGCCCCATGGTACCTGAAAAAACCTGTACTAATTTCTTCTGATAGGTTCAAAGGTTTTGCTGCTTCTGAGGTTTTTTCTTGTTGTTCTAGGTTCATGTTCCCATATCCTTTCCAATGGGGTCCACCTACATTTTCTGTTGGCCATTCATTTGCCATGATGTCAGCAGTTATTGTCTCAATGGTGGAG TCAACTGGTGCATACATGGCGGCCTCTCGGCTAGCAATTGCTACTCCACCTCCTGCATATGTATTAAGTCGAGGCATTGGTTGGCAG GGGATTGGCGTCTTACTTGATGGTCTTTATGGAACAGCGATTGGTTCCACTATTTCTGT GGAAAATGTGGGACTCCTTGGACTAACCCGAGTTGGAAGTCGCAGAGTTGTTCAGATTTCTGCTGGCTTTATGATATTCTTCTCTATTTTAG GAAAATTTGGAGCCGTGTTTGCTTCTATACCCTTCCCAATATTTGCTGCACTGTACTGTATTCTCTTTGGCCTTGTGG CTTCAATTGGAATATCATTTCTTCAGTTCACAAACATGAACTCcataagaaatcttattatCATTGGACTCACACTTTTCCTTGGAATATCTGTTCCTCAATTTTTCAATCAATACTGGACTCCCTCGCGACGTGGCCTTGTTCATACTAATGCTGGATGG TTCAATGCATTCTTAAATACCTTATTCTCATCACCTCCAACAGTGGGTTTGATAGTGGCAGTGTTTCTTGACAACACTCTCGAGGTAGAAAGGTCAAAGAAAGATCGAGGGATGCCATGGTGGGTGAAGTTTAGAACATTCAAAGGAGATAATAGAAATGAAGAATTCTATACTTTGCCATTCAATCTCAATAGATTCTTCCCACCTACTTGA